In Coleofasciculus chthonoplastes PCC 7420, the following proteins share a genomic window:
- a CDS encoding RtcB family protein: MPYEQLKLSTDKPVLSWANHDLGHEETKMAKNVASLPFVFKHVALMPDVHLGKGALVGSVLATKDAVIPAAVGVDIGCGMAAIKTPFVAEQLEGKLKKIRLDIESAIPLGFNQNKEVEKDASNWQGWTHFKDLHRGVQDVQGKAMKQLGSLGGGNHFIEVCLDTEDSVWLMLHSGSRNIGNRLAQCHISTAKELAKLAGNRLPDPDLAYFIAGTPEFAAYWRDLQWAQNYARYNRDVMMARFKRIVEKHLAGGKPIKPLLEVNCHHNYAEKEVHFGEDVYVTRKGAVRAREEDYGIIPGSMGAKSFIVKGKGNHESYCSCSHGAGRLMSRKKAKKQFSLDDLVTQTQGVECRKDGGVLDEIPGAYKPIDEVMNNQADLVEVVATLKQVVCVKG, translated from the coding sequence ATGCCTTACGAACAACTGAAACTGTCCACAGATAAGCCCGTTTTATCCTGGGCGAATCATGATTTAGGTCATGAGGAAACCAAGATGGCAAAAAACGTGGCATCCTTACCTTTTGTGTTTAAACATGTGGCGTTAATGCCAGATGTTCACTTAGGCAAAGGCGCATTAGTTGGGTCTGTTCTTGCCACCAAAGATGCTGTCATTCCGGCGGCGGTGGGAGTTGATATTGGCTGTGGAATGGCAGCGATTAAAACCCCATTTGTGGCAGAACAACTTGAGGGCAAACTCAAGAAAATTCGTTTAGATATTGAATCCGCCATTCCTCTGGGATTTAACCAAAATAAAGAAGTAGAAAAAGATGCCAGCAATTGGCAAGGCTGGACTCATTTCAAAGACTTACATCGCGGGGTGCAGGATGTGCAAGGAAAAGCGATGAAGCAGTTGGGTTCTCTGGGTGGTGGAAATCACTTTATTGAAGTGTGCCTCGATACAGAGGATTCCGTGTGGTTAATGCTACATTCTGGTTCTCGGAATATTGGCAATCGCTTGGCGCAGTGTCACATTAGCACGGCGAAGGAATTAGCCAAACTGGCAGGAAATCGCCTACCTGATCCGGATTTAGCCTACTTTATCGCCGGAACTCCCGAATTTGCCGCCTACTGGCGAGATTTACAATGGGCGCAAAATTATGCCCGTTACAATCGCGATGTGATGATGGCGCGTTTTAAGCGAATTGTGGAAAAGCATTTGGCGGGAGGTAAGCCAATCAAGCCATTGTTAGAGGTGAATTGCCATCATAATTATGCAGAGAAAGAAGTCCATTTTGGGGAAGATGTGTACGTCACGCGCAAGGGTGCAGTGCGGGCGCGTGAAGAGGATTACGGGATTATACCCGGTTCGATGGGGGCAAAATCGTTTATTGTCAAAGGGAAAGGGAATCATGAAAGTTATTGCAGTTGTTCCCATGGCGCAGGGCGTTTAATGTCTCGGAAAAAGGCAAAGAAACAGTTTTCCCTCGATGATTTGGTGACACAGACTCAAGGAGTTGAATGTCGCAAAGATGGTGGGGTTTTGGATGAGATTCCCGGCGCTTATAAACCGATTGATGAAGTGATGAATAATCAAGCGGATTTGGTGGAGGTGGTGGCGACGCTAAAGCAGGTAGTTTGCGTGAAAGGTTGA
- a CDS encoding helix-turn-helix domain-containing protein: MGKAGEALRQVLQTYKISQNKLAVTMGIGRSTVHYWYQNTQDPSAETVLEIRKALRKIDPAAAQEFIRLYLDESDEDK, from the coding sequence ATGGGAAAAGCAGGTGAAGCGCTAAGGCAGGTATTGCAGACGTACAAAATCAGCCAAAATAAATTGGCGGTGACAATGGGGATTGGTCGATCAACGGTTCACTACTGGTATCAAAACACTCAAGATCCGTCCGCTGAGACAGTTTTGGAAATCAGAAAGGCACTGCGGAAGATTGATCCGGCGGCGGCGCAAGAGTTTATTCGGCTGTATTTGGATGAGTCAGATGAGGATAAGTAG